In Streptomyces sp. NBC_01717, one DNA window encodes the following:
- a CDS encoding sensor histidine kinase — MAEQDPKDSLEAATQATRGLQGLSTELTARVPQLLEAMRSVGTGLELHSTLDRICETAADLAHAAYAAIGVADEGGKGLSDFLTHGVSTEVEAAIGHRPDGHRGLLGALLHDPAPVKLADLTADPRFAGFPPGHPPMRTFLGVPIRVQGEIFGNLYLAEKDGGGEFTDYDLHLVRVLATEAGIAIGNARLYEAARQRERWIDGSVAVTTALLSGGDADDALTVVAEQARHLAASAAGIVLLPAEGGGLEVVAVSADEPSAPLGLIIGPESPVVAKLLAGEAVFTDDSATDFRMVTRLAHRFGPSMLLPLHSGGRVLGALATPRARGDRPFTETERTLATQFASQAALALMMAEAQRDRERLAVYEDRDRIARDLHDLVIQRLFATGMMLESAQRRSVVPEVQTGVGRAVDELDVTIQEIRTAIFALQQEPAEAPAGLRTRVLREINMAAVPLGFKPSHRFLGPVDSLVGELTGKNLIAALREALSNAFRHAGASRIDVVVDATATLPDGRDAVRLSVADDGVGIPEGGRRSGLRNLARRAESLGGASWFGPGIADDGGGTTVVWEAPL; from the coding sequence ATGGCAGAGCAGGACCCGAAGGACTCACTCGAAGCCGCAACGCAGGCGACCCGCGGTCTGCAGGGCCTGTCCACCGAGCTCACCGCCCGCGTCCCGCAACTGCTGGAAGCGATGCGCTCCGTCGGCACCGGGCTCGAACTGCACTCCACCCTCGATCGGATCTGCGAGACCGCCGCCGATCTCGCCCACGCCGCCTACGCCGCCATCGGCGTCGCCGACGAGGGGGGCAAGGGGCTCTCCGACTTCCTCACACACGGAGTATCGACAGAGGTGGAAGCCGCGATCGGGCACCGGCCCGATGGACACCGTGGACTCCTCGGTGCACTGCTCCACGACCCGGCCCCCGTGAAGCTCGCCGATCTGACGGCCGATCCGAGGTTCGCCGGATTTCCCCCGGGCCATCCCCCGATGCGGACCTTCCTCGGCGTCCCGATCCGGGTGCAGGGCGAGATCTTCGGCAATCTCTATCTGGCCGAGAAGGACGGCGGGGGCGAGTTCACCGACTACGACCTGCACCTGGTTCGGGTGCTCGCCACGGAGGCCGGGATCGCCATCGGCAACGCCCGGCTGTACGAGGCGGCACGCCAGCGCGAGCGGTGGATCGACGGATCGGTGGCCGTGACCACCGCGCTGCTCTCCGGCGGGGACGCCGACGACGCCCTCACCGTCGTCGCGGAACAGGCCCGCCACCTCGCTGCCTCCGCCGCGGGGATCGTGCTCCTTCCGGCCGAGGGGGGTGGGCTGGAGGTCGTCGCCGTCTCCGCCGACGAGCCGTCCGCCCCGCTCGGGTTGATCATCGGCCCGGAGAGTCCGGTGGTGGCGAAGCTGCTGGCCGGTGAGGCGGTCTTCACAGACGACTCGGCCACCGACTTCCGCATGGTCACCCGTCTTGCCCACCGGTTCGGCCCGAGCATGCTGCTGCCGCTGCACAGCGGCGGACGGGTGCTCGGCGCACTCGCCACCCCGCGAGCCCGGGGCGACCGGCCGTTCACCGAAACGGAACGGACCCTGGCCACACAGTTCGCCTCGCAGGCCGCACTCGCGCTGATGATGGCCGAGGCGCAGCGGGATCGGGAGCGGCTCGCAGTCTATGAGGACCGTGACCGGATCGCCCGTGACCTGCACGATCTCGTCATCCAGCGGCTGTTCGCCACCGGGATGATGCTGGAGAGCGCCCAGCGCCGGTCGGTGGTGCCGGAGGTGCAGACCGGTGTCGGCCGGGCGGTCGACGAGCTGGACGTGACCATTCAGGAGATCCGTACCGCGATCTTCGCGCTGCAGCAGGAACCGGCCGAGGCGCCGGCCGGGCTGCGCACCCGCGTCCTGCGCGAGATCAACATGGCGGCCGTCCCCCTCGGCTTCAAACCGTCGCACCGCTTCCTCGGCCCGGTCGACTCACTGGTCGGCGAGCTGACCGGCAAGAACCTGATCGCGGCGTTGCGGGAGGCGTTGTCGAACGCCTTCCGGCATGCCGGGGCGTCCCGCATCGACGTGGTCGTCGATGCGACCGCCACGCTGCCCGACGGACGCGACGCGGTACGTCTGTCGGTCGCCGACGACGGGGTGGGCATCCCGGAGGGCGGCCGGCGCAGCGGGCTGCGGAACCTGGCGCGCCGGGCGGAATCGCTGGGTGGGGCGAGCTGGTTCGGGCCGGGAATCGCTGACGACGGGGGCGGCACGACGGTGGTGTGGGAGGCACCGCTGTGA
- a CDS encoding Cof-type HAD-IIB family hydrolase — translation MTSAIDSPLPAAPRLIATDLDGTLLRDDKTVSDRTIAALAAAEEAGIEVFFVTGRPARWMDVVSAHVHGHGLAICANGAAVADLHAGGKLVEVRPLERDIALDVVHTLRVAAPGTSFAVELTTGIHYEPSYPPFHFDPGATVAIAEKLLHEEVRGTGAPVLKLLAHHAELAPDEFLEVARTAAGDRASFTRSSPTALLEVSGPGVSKASTLALCCAERGISPAEVVAFGDMPNDVQMLSWAGTSYAMGNAHPAALAAASGRTVTNNEDGVAVVIERLVAERRKHRSEG, via the coding sequence GTGACCTCAGCTATCGATTCGCCTCTGCCTGCCGCCCCCCGGCTGATTGCAACCGATCTGGACGGCACTCTGCTGCGCGACGACAAAACCGTCTCGGACCGCACAATCGCGGCACTCGCCGCGGCCGAGGAGGCCGGGATCGAGGTCTTCTTCGTCACCGGCCGACCGGCCCGCTGGATGGATGTCGTCAGCGCCCACGTCCACGGCCACGGTCTGGCGATCTGCGCGAACGGCGCCGCGGTCGCCGATCTGCACGCGGGCGGCAAGCTGGTCGAGGTCAGGCCGCTGGAACGCGATATCGCCCTCGATGTCGTCCACACCCTGCGTGTGGCCGCCCCCGGCACCTCGTTCGCCGTCGAGCTGACCACCGGCATCCACTACGAACCGTCCTACCCGCCGTTCCACTTCGACCCGGGCGCCACCGTCGCCATCGCCGAGAAGCTGCTCCACGAAGAGGTGCGCGGTACAGGAGCCCCCGTTCTGAAGCTCCTCGCGCACCACGCAGAACTGGCACCGGACGAATTCCTCGAAGTGGCTCGCACCGCGGCCGGTGACCGGGCGTCCTTCACCCGGTCCAGCCCCACGGCCCTGCTGGAAGTCAGCGGTCCCGGCGTCTCCAAGGCCAGCACGCTGGCACTCTGCTGCGCCGAGCGCGGCATCTCGCCCGCCGAGGTCGTCGCCTTCGGGGACATGCCGAACGACGTGCAGATGCTGAGCTGGGCGGGCACCTCGTACGCGATGGGCAACGCCCACCCCGCAGCGCTGGCCGCTGCCTCCGGCCGGACCGTCACCAACAACGAGGACGGTGTCGCGGTCGTCATCGAGCGGCTCGTCGCCGAGCGCCGGAAGCACCGTAGCGAAGGCTGA
- a CDS encoding LLM class flavin-dependent oxidoreductase — translation MVVGMRLSTVILPIHRWSDGRKIWQRAEELGFHAAYTYDHLAWRTFRDGPWFGAIPTLTAAAAVTERLRLGTLVTSPNFRHPVTLAKDLITLDDVSAGRITLGIGAGGNGFDATTLRGSDEEPWTPRERADHFAEFVPLLDRLLREPSVTHEGELYVANEARNIPGCVQRPRLPFAVAATGPRGLRLAAQYGEAWVTTGDPKLFETGTPEQSVEAIRGQITKLGTACEAVGRDVAELDKILLTGFTPDRPLESLDAFVDFAGSHFELGFTEIVIHTPIADSDFAADEKVFERIATEGLSQLG, via the coding sequence ATGGTCGTAGGTATGCGTCTGAGCACTGTAATTCTGCCGATCCACCGCTGGAGCGACGGCCGGAAGATCTGGCAGCGCGCCGAGGAGCTGGGGTTCCACGCCGCGTACACATATGACCACCTGGCCTGGCGGACCTTCCGCGACGGACCGTGGTTCGGCGCGATTCCGACCCTGACCGCCGCGGCCGCCGTCACCGAGCGGCTGCGTCTGGGCACCCTTGTCACGTCCCCCAACTTCCGGCACCCGGTGACCTTGGCCAAGGACCTCATCACGCTGGACGACGTCTCCGCCGGACGCATCACCCTCGGTATCGGCGCAGGCGGCAACGGTTTCGACGCAACGACGCTGCGTGGGAGCGACGAAGAACCGTGGACCCCGCGCGAACGGGCGGACCACTTCGCCGAGTTCGTGCCGCTGCTCGACCGGCTGCTGCGGGAGCCGTCGGTCACGCACGAGGGCGAGCTCTACGTGGCGAACGAGGCGCGGAACATCCCCGGTTGTGTGCAGCGGCCGCGGCTGCCCTTCGCGGTGGCCGCCACCGGGCCGCGCGGGCTGAGGCTCGCCGCACAGTACGGCGAGGCATGGGTCACCACCGGAGACCCCAAGCTGTTCGAGACGGGCACCCCGGAGCAGTCCGTGGAGGCCATTCGCGGGCAGATCACCAAGCTCGGCACGGCCTGCGAGGCCGTCGGCCGGGATGTGGCCGAGCTGGACAAGATCCTGCTCACCGGCTTCACCCCGGACCGCCCGCTGGAGTCCCTCGACGCGTTCGTGGACTTCGCGGGCTCCCACTTCGAGCTGGGCTTCACGGAGATCGTCATCCACACGCCGATCGCGGACTCCGACTTCGCGGCGGACGAGAAGGTCTTCGAGCGGATCGCCACGGAGGGCCTGTCCCAGCTCGGCTGA
- a CDS encoding RNA 2'-phosphotransferase — MDERRTVKVSKYLSKHLRHQPERIGITLDANGWVSIDELLRATARHDFPITRAELDHVVAVNDKQRYAIEGDRIRASQGHTVPVDLDLPPVEPPAYLYHGTVGRALDAIRAEGLRPMNRRHVHLSSDRETATRVGARRGRPVVLSVDAAAMHRAGHVFYVSANGVWLTEAVPPEFLRFPG; from the coding sequence ATGGATGAAAGACGCACCGTCAAGGTGTCCAAATACCTTTCGAAACACCTGCGGCATCAACCGGAGCGGATCGGCATCACTCTCGATGCGAACGGCTGGGTGTCGATCGACGAGCTGCTCCGCGCCACGGCCCGGCACGACTTCCCCATCACCCGGGCCGAGCTCGACCATGTCGTCGCGGTCAACGACAAACAGCGTTACGCCATCGAAGGCGACCGCATCCGTGCGAGCCAGGGCCATACCGTCCCGGTGGACCTCGATCTGCCGCCGGTCGAGCCGCCCGCGTACCTCTACCACGGCACGGTGGGTCGCGCCCTGGACGCGATCCGCGCGGAGGGGCTGCGCCCCATGAACCGACGCCACGTCCACCTGTCGTCCGACCGCGAGACGGCGACCCGTGTCGGCGCCCGGCGCGGCCGGCCTGTCGTCCTCTCCGTGGACGCGGCCGCGATGCACCGAGCGGGTCATGTCTTCTACGTCAGCGCGAACGGGGTCTGGCTGACAGAGGCGGTTCCGCCCGAGTTCCTGCGCTTCCCCGGCTGA
- a CDS encoding MerR family transcriptional regulator: MTSRSAAEYRIEDLAHASGATVRTIRAYQDRGLLPTPERRGRANVYGDTHLARLRQIADLLDRGYTLASIKELLEAWDAGRGLGGVLGLVAEVHGPWTDEQADRISRDELNRRFGGAQDDQAVAEAVELGVLEPIPGRPDEFLVPSPQELSVAVELHGAGVPLTAISGHLRELRGQVEHIAARFLEFTTEHVFARYLGHRPPTDADAVEAAELVRRLRPLAQQTVDAELARAMRTFATRHLQHHLGADTPLGSAPSAGEPRPVLLPPDTLGAVQQLVGPQNVAAFVAAAAEREVQARTLDTLTASHAKFRQVDQMD, encoded by the coding sequence GTGACGAGCCGGTCCGCCGCCGAATACCGGATCGAGGACCTGGCGCATGCGAGCGGCGCCACGGTCCGCACGATCCGGGCCTACCAGGACCGGGGACTGCTGCCGACACCGGAGCGGCGCGGCCGGGCCAATGTGTACGGGGACACACATCTTGCCCGGCTCCGGCAGATCGCCGACCTGCTGGACCGCGGTTACACGCTGGCCAGCATCAAGGAACTGCTGGAGGCGTGGGACGCGGGCCGCGGCCTCGGCGGGGTGCTCGGGCTCGTCGCCGAGGTGCATGGGCCCTGGACGGACGAACAGGCCGACCGGATCTCCCGGGACGAGCTGAACAGGAGATTCGGCGGTGCGCAGGACGACCAGGCGGTCGCCGAGGCGGTCGAGCTCGGCGTGCTCGAGCCGATCCCGGGCCGGCCCGACGAATTTCTGGTGCCGAGTCCACAAGAGCTTTCGGTAGCTGTCGAGTTGCACGGAGCCGGCGTACCGCTGACAGCAATCTCCGGTCATCTGAGGGAGCTTCGCGGTCAGGTCGAACACATCGCCGCGCGTTTCCTGGAGTTCACCACGGAGCACGTGTTCGCGCGTTACCTCGGCCATCGCCCACCGACGGACGCCGATGCCGTCGAAGCCGCAGAGCTTGTGCGGCGACTTCGCCCGCTCGCCCAGCAGACGGTCGATGCGGAACTGGCGCGCGCCATGCGGACGTTCGCCACCCGCCATCTACAGCATCACCTCGGCGCGGATACGCCGCTCGGCTCGGCTCCCTCTGCAGGAGAGCCCCGCCCCGTCCTGCTGCCGCCGGACACACTAGGGGCGGTTCAACAGCTTGTTGGGCCGCAGAACGTCGCGGCTTTCGTCGCGGCTGCCGCCGAACGCGAGGTACAGGCACGGACATTGGATACACTTACCGCATCACATGCCAAATTCAGGCAAGTTGATCAAATGGATTGA
- a CDS encoding SDR family oxidoreductase, with the protein MSLQDVPGIRERRVSTGGIELCVAELGDETRPTVVLVHGYPDSKEVWTQVAEQLAEQWHVVLYDVRGHGRSTAPKPLRGGFTLEKLTDDFLAVADAVSPDRAVHLVGHDWGSVQSWEFATVKRTEGRIASFTSMSGPSLDHFGHWIKQRMSRPTPRRVGQLLGQGAKSWYVYMLHTPVLPELAWRGPLGKRWPRILQRLESVPAGDYPTPSLPDDAAHGAWLYRDNVRARLRRPRDDAFAHVPVQLITPTGDIFLSERLYDQLELWAPQLVRRTLPAKHWVPRTRPDQLASWISEFVSGIESAQEDGRPLQAPAPTGAHADRFGGQLVLVTGAAGGIGRATAFAFAEAGARVVAVDRDAEGAARTAEMARLIGSPAAWGEVVDVSDEQAMEKLAEKVAAEYGVVDVLVNNAGIGLSGSFLETTSEDWKNVLDVNLWGVIHGCRIFGKQMAERGQGGHIVNTASAAAYQPSRALPAYSTSKAAVLMLSECLRAELAERSIGVSAICPGVVNTNITATARFAGADAAEEKRLQQRTGRLYGLRNYPPEKVADAIIEAVVHNRAVVPVTPEARAARFLSRFSPGALRGIARLKPPL; encoded by the coding sequence GTGAGTCTTCAGGATGTGCCGGGGATCCGCGAACGCCGGGTAAGTACCGGCGGGATCGAGTTGTGCGTTGCCGAGCTGGGCGACGAGACGCGTCCCACGGTCGTGCTCGTGCACGGCTACCCGGACAGCAAGGAGGTCTGGACGCAGGTCGCGGAGCAGCTGGCCGAGCAGTGGCATGTCGTGCTGTACGACGTGCGCGGACACGGCCGGTCGACGGCGCCGAAGCCGCTGCGCGGCGGGTTCACGCTGGAGAAGTTGACCGACGACTTCCTGGCCGTGGCCGACGCGGTGAGCCCGGACCGGGCAGTGCATCTGGTCGGACACGACTGGGGTTCGGTCCAGTCGTGGGAGTTCGCGACGGTCAAGCGCACCGAGGGCCGGATCGCTTCCTTCACTTCGATGTCGGGTCCCTCCCTGGACCACTTCGGGCACTGGATCAAGCAGCGGATGTCCCGGCCCACCCCGCGCCGGGTCGGCCAGCTGCTCGGCCAGGGCGCCAAGTCCTGGTACGTGTACATGCTGCACACTCCGGTGCTGCCGGAGCTTGCCTGGCGCGGTCCCCTCGGCAAGCGGTGGCCCCGGATACTGCAGCGGCTGGAGAGCGTGCCCGCAGGCGACTACCCGACGCCTTCCCTGCCGGACGACGCGGCGCACGGCGCCTGGCTCTACCGCGACAACGTCCGTGCCCGGCTGCGCAGGCCGCGTGACGACGCTTTCGCACATGTGCCGGTCCAGCTGATCACACCGACCGGTGACATTTTCCTTTCGGAGCGGCTCTACGACCAACTGGAGCTGTGGGCACCGCAGCTGGTGCGGCGCACCCTGCCGGCCAAGCACTGGGTGCCACGCACCCGGCCGGACCAGCTGGCTTCCTGGATCAGCGAGTTCGTGTCCGGCATCGAGTCGGCCCAGGAGGACGGGCGGCCGCTCCAGGCCCCCGCACCGACCGGGGCGCACGCGGACCGGTTCGGCGGGCAGCTGGTGCTGGTGACGGGCGCGGCCGGCGGTATCGGACGGGCCACCGCGTTCGCCTTCGCCGAGGCCGGCGCCCGGGTGGTGGCCGTGGACCGGGACGCGGAAGGGGCGGCCAGAACGGCCGAGATGGCCCGTCTGATCGGGTCCCCCGCGGCCTGGGGCGAGGTGGTCGACGTCAGCGACGAGCAGGCGATGGAGAAGCTCGCCGAGAAGGTCGCCGCCGAGTACGGCGTCGTCGACGTCCTGGTCAACAACGCCGGGATCGGGCTGTCGGGCTCCTTTCTGGAGACCACGAGCGAGGACTGGAAGAACGTCCTCGACGTCAATCTGTGGGGAGTCATCCACGGCTGCCGGATCTTCGGTAAGCAGATGGCCGAGCGTGGCCAGGGCGGCCATATCGTCAACACCGCGTCCGCCGCCGCGTATCAGCCGTCCCGGGCGCTGCCCGCGTACAGCACCTCCAAGGCGGCCGTGCTGATGCTCAGCGAGTGCCTGCGGGCCGAACTGGCCGAGCGCTCGATCGGGGTCAGCGCGATCTGCCCCGGTGTCGTGAACACCAACATCACTGCGACGGCGCGCTTCGCCGGGGCCGACGCCGCCGAGGAGAAACGGCTGCAGCAGCGGACCGGCCGGCTGTACGGGCTGCGCAACTACCCTCCGGAGAAGGTCGCCGACGCGATCATCGAGGCCGTGGTGCACAACCGGGCCGTGGTGCCGGTGACACCGGAGGCCCGCGCCGCCCGGTTCCTGTCCAGGTTCAGCCCCGGAGCGCTGCGCGGGATCGCCCGGCTGAAGCCGCCGCTGTGA
- a CDS encoding M24 family metallopeptidase, with protein sequence MASPVKDATAPELQGFREVQRLAYACAEAVAARLEPGVTEREAARMQREWLRERGVRDWFHLPFAWFGDRTAFAGFKVPLQFFPTNRKLEPGMPFILDMAPVHKGFTADIGYSGCLGLNPLHDKLLADLEAHRALLLGEVRERRSLREIYEDVERLMIRQGYANRHRAYPFGVIAHKIDRVAERRWSPRVFGFGTQSLKGLVSDALHGHRDGWSPLWSPYSFSDHPPQPGLWAVEPHLGFRGTGAKFEEILVVTDSKDPEQSAFWLDDDLPHVRRWAEERVAA encoded by the coding sequence ATGGCCTCACCGGTGAAGGACGCAACGGCCCCGGAACTCCAGGGGTTCAGAGAGGTGCAGCGCCTCGCGTACGCATGCGCGGAGGCGGTCGCCGCCAGGCTCGAACCGGGTGTGACGGAGCGCGAGGCGGCCCGGATGCAGCGGGAGTGGCTGCGCGAGCGCGGGGTGCGGGACTGGTTCCATCTCCCGTTCGCCTGGTTCGGGGACCGTACGGCGTTCGCCGGTTTCAAGGTGCCGCTGCAGTTCTTCCCGACCAACCGGAAGCTGGAGCCGGGGATGCCGTTCATCCTCGACATGGCTCCGGTGCACAAGGGGTTCACGGCGGACATCGGATACTCCGGCTGCCTCGGGCTCAACCCGCTGCACGACAAGCTCCTCGCCGATCTGGAAGCCCACCGCGCGCTGCTTCTGGGCGAGGTGCGCGAGCGGCGTTCTCTGCGCGAGATCTATGAGGACGTCGAGCGCCTGATGATCAGGCAGGGGTATGCCAACAGGCATCGCGCGTACCCCTTCGGAGTCATCGCCCACAAGATCGACCGGGTCGCCGAACGCCGTTGGTCCCCGCGTGTCTTCGGGTTCGGCACGCAGTCGCTCAAGGGGCTGGTCAGCGATGCACTGCACGGGCACCGGGACGGCTGGTCGCCGCTGTGGAGCCCGTACAGCTTCTCCGACCATCCGCCGCAGCCGGGGCTGTGGGCGGTCGAGCCCCATCTCGGATTCCGGGGCACAGGCGCCAAGTTCGAGGAGATCCTGGTCGTCACCGACTCCAAGGACCCCGAGCAGAGCGCCTTCTGGCTGGACGACGATCTGCCGCATGTGCGGCGCTGGGCCGAGGAAAGGGTGGCGGCGTGA
- a CDS encoding ABC transporter ATP-binding protein: protein MTALDRLSLDIGPGVTGLVGANGAGKSTLIKILLGLSPATEGRAAVLGLDVATSGAAIRERVGYMPEHDCLPPDVSATEFVVHMARMSGLPPTAARERTADTLRHVGLYEERYRPIGGYSTGMKQRVKLAQALVHDPQLVLLDEPTNGLDPVGRDEMLGLIRRIHTDFGISVLVTSHLLGELERTCDHVVVIDGGALLRSSSTSDFTQTTTTIAVEVTDSDTHPDGTDALRRALTAAGVRLVGRDGIEADSLPGAGHILLIEATGEETYDVVRDSVAGLGLGLVRMEQRRHHIAEVFRTEGTTEAAETALAGAAQQKGSGHDEH from the coding sequence GTGACCGCTCTTGACCGGCTCTCCCTGGACATCGGGCCCGGTGTAACCGGCCTGGTGGGTGCCAATGGAGCCGGCAAGTCCACACTGATCAAGATCCTGCTGGGTCTGTCCCCCGCAACCGAAGGCCGGGCCGCGGTGCTCGGGCTGGACGTCGCCACCAGTGGCGCCGCCATCCGGGAACGGGTCGGCTACATGCCCGAGCACGACTGCCTGCCACCGGACGTCTCGGCCACCGAGTTCGTCGTCCACATGGCGCGGATGTCCGGCCTGCCGCCGACGGCGGCGCGCGAGCGCACCGCCGACACCCTGCGCCATGTGGGGCTGTACGAGGAGCGCTACCGCCCCATCGGCGGCTACTCGACCGGTATGAAGCAGCGTGTGAAGCTGGCTCAGGCGCTGGTCCACGACCCGCAGCTGGTCCTCCTCGACGAGCCGACCAACGGGCTGGACCCGGTAGGGCGGGACGAGATGCTCGGCCTGATCCGCCGCATCCACACCGACTTCGGCATCTCGGTCCTGGTGACCTCGCACCTCCTGGGCGAGCTGGAGCGCACCTGCGACCATGTCGTCGTCATCGACGGCGGCGCACTGCTGCGCTCCAGCTCCACCAGCGATTTCACCCAGACCACCACGACCATCGCGGTCGAGGTCACCGACAGCGACACCCACCCGGACGGCACGGACGCGCTGCGCCGGGCGCTGACCGCGGCCGGGGTCAGGCTCGTGGGCCGCGACGGCATCGAGGCCGACAGCCTGCCCGGCGCCGGTCACATCCTGCTGATCGAGGCCACCGGCGAGGAGACGTACGACGTCGTCCGCGACAGCGTCGCCGGGCTCGGACTCGGGCTCGTACGGATGGAACAGCGACGCCACCACATCGCCGAGGTCTTCCGTACCGAAGGCACCACAGAGGCAGCGGAGACAGCCCTGGCCGGCGCCGCACAGCAGAAGGGGAGCGGTCACGATGAGCACTGA
- a CDS encoding ABC transporter permease, protein MSTETGAVTGSETTRIHNIGYRSYDGPRLGRGYARRSLYSQSLRGSFGLGRSVKSKVLPMLLFGVMCLVALIIVAVAMAAPDATKLVIKYTDFAIYLQAVIGLFIASQAPQSVSRDLRFKSVPLYFSRPIERADYVVAKYAAMASALFILTVSPLLVMYVGALLAKFDFADQTKWFGQGVASVAVLSVLFAGLGLVVAALTPRRGFGVAAVIAVLTISYGAVSTVQAIAWETGSAGAVQWLGLFSPITLIGGVQTAFLGATSAFPGGEGPGTGVGVVYLIVVLALVAGSYAVLMRRYRRVGL, encoded by the coding sequence ATGAGCACTGAGACCGGGGCCGTGACCGGGAGCGAGACCACCCGGATCCACAACATCGGGTACCGCTCCTACGACGGCCCGCGCCTGGGCCGCGGCTATGCCCGCCGCTCGCTCTACTCGCAGTCCCTTCGGGGCTCCTTCGGACTGGGTCGTTCGGTCAAGTCCAAGGTGCTGCCGATGCTGCTCTTCGGTGTGATGTGCCTGGTCGCGCTGATCATCGTGGCCGTCGCGATGGCCGCCCCCGACGCGACGAAGCTCGTGATCAAGTACACGGACTTCGCGATCTATCTGCAAGCCGTCATCGGCCTGTTCATCGCTTCGCAGGCACCGCAGTCCGTCTCCCGGGATCTCCGTTTCAAGAGTGTCCCCCTCTACTTCTCGCGGCCCATCGAGCGTGCCGACTACGTCGTCGCCAAGTACGCCGCCATGGCATCCGCCCTGTTCATCCTCACTGTGTCGCCGCTGCTGGTGATGTACGTGGGCGCTCTGCTGGCGAAGTTCGACTTCGCCGACCAGACCAAGTGGTTCGGGCAGGGGGTGGCGTCGGTGGCGGTGCTCTCCGTGCTCTTCGCCGGGCTCGGTCTGGTCGTCGCCGCACTGACACCGCGCCGCGGCTTCGGCGTCGCGGCGGTGATCGCCGTGCTGACCATCTCGTACGGAGCGGTCTCCACGGTCCAGGCCATCGCTTGGGAGACGGGCTCGGCGGGCGCGGTGCAGTGGCTGGGCCTCTTCTCGCCCATCACGCTGATCGGCGGCGTCCAGACCGCGTTCCTCGGTGCCACCTCCGCCTTCCCCGGAGGGGAAGGACCGGGCACCGGGGTAGGTGTGGTGTACCTGATCGTTGTTCTCGCGCTTGTCGCCGGCTCGTACGCCGTACTGATGCGCCGCTACCGGAGGGTCGGGCTGTGA
- a CDS encoding ABC transporter ATP-binding protein: protein MTTIEIDHTSRWFGNVVAVNDVSMTVGPGVTGLLGPNGAGKSTLINMMAGFLAPSTGKVTLDGALIWRNEAVYRQIGIVPEREGMYDFLTGREFVVANAELHGLGDAAARKALATVEMEYAQDRKISTYSKGMRQRVKMASALVHEPSVLLLDEPFNGMDPRQRMQLMELLRRMGAEGRTVLFSSHILEEVEQLASHIEVIVAGRHAASGDFRKIRRLMTDRPHRYLVRSSDDRALAAALIADPSTAGIEVDLGEQALRIQAVDFGRFTTLLPKVAREHGIRLLTVSPSDESLESVFSYLVAA from the coding sequence GTGACCACCATCGAGATCGACCACACCTCGCGCTGGTTCGGCAATGTGGTCGCCGTCAACGACGTCAGCATGACCGTGGGCCCCGGCGTGACCGGGCTGCTCGGCCCCAACGGCGCGGGGAAGTCCACGCTGATCAACATGATGGCCGGGTTCCTTGCTCCGTCGACGGGCAAGGTCACGCTCGACGGCGCGCTGATCTGGCGCAACGAGGCGGTGTACCGGCAGATCGGGATCGTGCCGGAGCGGGAGGGGATGTACGACTTCCTCACCGGCCGCGAATTCGTCGTCGCCAATGCGGAACTGCACGGACTCGGTGATGCGGCGGCGCGCAAGGCGCTGGCCACGGTCGAGATGGAGTACGCGCAGGACCGCAAGATCTCCACGTACAGCAAGGGCATGCGTCAACGCGTGAAGATGGCGTCCGCGCTGGTCCACGAGCCGTCGGTGCTGCTCCTCGACGAGCCGTTCAACGGGATGGACCCGAGGCAGCGGATGCAGCTGATGGAGCTGCTGCGGCGGATGGGCGCCGAGGGCCGTACGGTCCTGTTCTCCTCCCACATCCTCGAAGAGGTCGAGCAACTCGCCTCGCACATCGAGGTGATCGTGGCCGGACGGCATGCGGCGTCCGGCGACTTCCGGAAGATCCGCCGGCTGATGACGGATCGCCCGCACCGCTATCTCGTACGGTCCAGCGACGACCGGGCACTCGCTGCCGCGCTCATCGCCGACCCGTCGACGGCCGGGATCGAAGTCGACCTGGGCGAACAGGCCCTGCGGATCCAGGCGGTCGACTTCGGACGATTCACCACGCTGCTCCCGAAGGTCGCGCGTGAACACGGCATCCGTCTGCTGACGGTCTCGCCGTCCGACGAGTCCCTCGAATCGGTCTTTTCCTATCTCGTAGCGGCCTGA